A stretch of the Malus sylvestris chromosome 10, drMalSylv7.2, whole genome shotgun sequence genome encodes the following:
- the LOC126584355 gene encoding amino acid transporter AVT3B-like codes for MGEKPFEVMRVKRVEVDDDIGNRVAVYSFEGVGMVLPLESEAKDKDKFGKVLAWTMTFISLMYGSFGALGYFAFGDQTKDMITANYGAGLISTLVKLGLVVNLFFTLPIMMNPVYEIVERRFWGGRYCLWMRWVLVLAVILVALLVHNFADFMSLVRSCKIPHRPGE; via the exons ATGGGGGAGAAGCCATTCGAAGTGATGAGAGTGAAGCGAGTGGAAGTGGATGATGACATTGGCAATC GCGTGGCGGTGTACTCATTCGAAGGGGTTGGGATGGTTCTGCCATTGGAGTCCGAGGCGAAAGACAAGGACAAGTTTGGGAAGGTTCTGGCTTGGACAATGACATTCATTTCTCTGATGTATGGAAGCTTTGGAGCTCTTGGTTATTTTGCATTTGGGGACCAAACCAAGGATATGATCACGGCTAATTACGGTGCAGGATTGATTAGTACCCTGGTGAAGCTTGGCCTTGTGGTGAATCTGTTCTTCACATTGCCTATTATGATGAACCCGGTGTATGAGATTGTCGAAAGGCGGTTTTGGGGAGGGAGGTATTGCTTGTGGATGAGATGGGTGCTGGTTTTGGCAGTGATCTTGGTGGCACTGTTGGTCCACAATTTCGCGGATTTCATGTCGTTGGTGAGGagttgtaagatcccacatcgtccaggggagtga
- the LOC126585657 gene encoding disease resistance protein RPV1-like → MLDTVEMEFIGFCQVFITIMTLLYMWCRSLTFSSRDSSAATDHDDDDGDIPLPREKYDVFVSFRGEDTRLGVTSHLHEALLQKKIETYIDYRLNRGADIRPALLEAIEKSTVSVVIFSQNYASSSWCLDELVHMLKRKEKYGHMVIPIFYDINPSDVRKQQGSYADAFSQLEKRFKNRNDKVHNWRAALKEASGISGFDHSSKTGTEADLVKKVVDTIWNILIRESSCYLKGLVGIKTHIEQIELLLCVNDTVDVCTVGIWGMGGIGKTTLAEAVFRRLSSKFEACCFLKNVREISGQTNGLDRLQNTLLSEILREKDLPIGSTFVRERLSRTRVLVVLDDVSDPMQMEHLAGDHLRYGTGSRIIITSRDRNTLKQTVEDDKIYEIEGLKPDEALQLFHLNAFKNSTPTTDYTKLSLMVVDYAGGNPLALKTMGSSFHGKSKEEWEDELKKLKQFPSEKIHKVLRRSYDELEKNEKEIFLDIACFHKGKRMDDVKKMFDIRGFSIASGTRVLIDMSLISIVSTWRKIEMHDLLQEMGRAIVLEQCIEEPGKRSRLFSAEDVYHVLRNNTGTASVQAIFFNGSEFEELELNDADFRSMSKLILLSVDFSKTGNSCKLKVSLHLPNSLRYLYWRGYPLKSLPLKFSPENLVELHMPNSHVQQLWKDDKNLMNLKVINLCYSEDLTEVPNLSRSPKLEHINLLDCESLVKIPSYFEYLDKLTYLNLGCCMRLEHLPEMPGNIEFLSLTGTGITELPSSVWSNEKISRLNIGYCRKLKKLPSCRCKLKVSGTFNLKHCFSLGEFSELPRDISVLDLTGTTIEVLPVSSLEHLFSLTTIQLKDCKMLVTLPTGICTLKSLKELDLTGCSKFNNFPEIVEPMEQLEFLSLEGTSIKELHSSIEFLYVLKKLRLKGCEKLICLPTSICKLKSLEGLDLTGCSAFYEFPEILELMQDLEFLCLEGTLVKELPSSIKCLIGLETLDLRLCKNFEFFPNSIYSLTKLRTLSFFSCWKLETLLPATVLVSLLSLEVLDLSYSGISEIPSGLICLTSLRDLDLSGTKIKNIPASIKQASQLSRLCLIMCNRLESLPELPVICCLEADGCTSLKTVLSSRAALVQCWDKYELFPGVLKFSNCRALDRNAKSNIMADAQLRILRVATASSMFIEEDNEKYPYRRPLVTIVCPGRQIPVWFSYQNGGSSVNIELPPDWFRAGFLGFAFSVVVAYGQYPLLRLGVKFTLKNNDGESQEISRHFIFPCGYGERHDYIFNPYHMYVWYNAFKLDKEAKLSNDFYKLVTEASVHFSCPRNCPDQLLSYVKVEKCGICLLYADDAEKLK, encoded by the exons A TGTTAGATACAGTAGAGATGGAGTTCATCGGATTCTGTCAAGTTTTCATCACCATCATGACTCTGCTGTACATGTGGTGCAGATCATTAACATTTTCTTCTCGGGATTCTTCTGCTGCTACCGatcatgatgatgatgatggtgataTTCCCCTTCCTCGTGAAAAGTACGATGTCTTTGTTAGTTTCAGAGGTGAGGACACCCGCCTTGGTGTCACCAGCCATCTTCATGAGGCCTTACTTCAGAAGAAAATCGAAACATACATAGATTACAGACTTAATAGAGGAGCCGACATCAGACCTGCCCTTCTAGAAGCAATCGAGAAATCTACTGTTTCAGTAGTCATTTTCTCACAAAACTATGCTTCTTCCTCTTGGTGTTTGGATGAACTGGTACATATGCTGAAGCGCAAGGAAAAATATGGGCATATGGTTATACCTATTTTTTACGACATCAACCCATCAGATGTACGAAAACAACAGGGGAGTTATGCAGATGCATTTTCTCAACTTGAGAAACGTTTCAAGAACAGGAATGACAAGGTGCACAACTGGAGGGCCGCTTTGAAAGAAGCATCCGGTATATCTGGATTTGATCATTCCAGCAAAACAGG GACGGAGGCTGACTTAGTTAAGAAAGTTGTCGACACTATTTGGAACATATTGATTCGCGAATCGTCATGTTATTTAAAAGGCCTGGTTGGAATTAAAACCCACATTGAACAAATTGAATTGTTATTATGCGTGAATGATACAGTAGATGTTTGCACTGTAGGCATTTGGGGCATGGGTGGTATTGGCAAGACCACTCTCGCCGAGGCTGTATTTCGCAGGCTCTCTTCTAAGTTTGAAGCTTGTTGTTTTCTTAAAAATGTTAGAGAGATATCAGGACAAACAAATGGACTAGACCGCTTGCAAAATACACTTCTTAGTGAGATATTAAGGGAAAAAGATCTACCCATAGGATCAACTTTTGTTCGAGAAAGACTCAGCCGTACAAGGGTCCTTGttgttcttgatgatgtgaGTGATCCAATGCAAATGGAGCATCTAGCTGGCGATCATCTTCGGTATGGCACTGGAAGTAGAATCATTATAACAAGTAGAGATAGGAACACACTTAAGCAAACTGTTGAAGACGACAAGATCTATGAGATTGAGGGATTGAAACCGGATGAAGCTCTTCAGCTCTTTCATTTGAATGCTTTCAAGAATAGCACTCCTACAACAGATTATACAAAGTTATCACTGATGGTGGTGGATTATGCTGGAGGCAATCCGTTAGCTCTTAAAACGATGGGGTCCTCATTTCATGGCAAGAGCAAAGAAGAGTGGGAAGAcgaattgaaaaaattgaaacaatttcCAAGTGAAAAAATCCATAAAGTGTTGAGACGAAGTTATGATGAATTAgaaaaaaatgagaaggagatatTTCTGGATATAGCATGTTTTCATAAAGGAAAGCGTATGGATGatgtaaaaaaaatgtttgatatTCGTGGGTTCTCTATAGCATCCGGAACTAGGGTTCTCATCGACATGTCTCTCATATCAATTGTTTCAACATGGAGAAAAATAGAGATGCATGATTTACTTCAAGAAATGGGCAGGGCAATTGTTTTGGAGCAATGTATTGAAGAGCCTGGAAAACGCAGTAGGTTGTTTAGTGCTGAGGATGTGTATCATGTATTGAGAAATAACACG GGAACAGCATCGGTTCAAGCCATATTCTTTAACGGATCTGAGTTTGAAGAGCTAGAATTGAACGATGCAGATTTCAGATCGATGTCTAAGCTAATATTGCTAAGTGTGGATTTTTCTAAGACTGGCAACTCCTGCAAATTAAAGGTTTCTCTACATCTTCCAAATTCTCTTCGTTATCTTTACTGGCGTGGATATCCTTTGAAATCTTTGCCGTTAAAGTTTTCTCCGGAAAATCTTGTTGAGCTTCATATGCCCAACAGCCATGTTCAACAGCTTTGGAAAGACGACAAG AATCTGATGAACTTAAAAGTGATCAATCTTTGTTATTCCGAAGATCTAACTGAAGTGCCAAATCTCTCTCGGAGTCCAAAACTTGAGCATATAAATCTTCTTGACTGTGAAAGTTTGGTTAAAATACCTTCGTATTTTGAATACCTTGACAAGCTTACTTATCTTAATCTTGGATGTTGCATGCGTCTCGAACATCTTCCTGAGATGCCAGGCAATATTGAATTCTTAAGTTTAACAGGCACTGGTATAACGGAATTGCCTTCATCAGTTTGGTCTAATGAAAAAATATCTAGGCTTAACATTGGATATTGTAGAAAGCTTAAGAAACTTCCAAGCTGCAGATGTAAGCTGAAAGTCTCTGGTACTTTTAATCTAAAGCACTGTTTCTCTCTTGGTGAGTTTTCGGAGCTTCCCAGGGATATAAGTGTATTAGATTTGACTGGAACAACAATAGAAGTATTGCCTGTATCATCACTGGAGCACCTCTTTAGTCTCACCACAATTCAACTGAAAGATTGCAAAATGCTCGTGACTCTCCCGACCGGCATTTGTACGCTGAAATCTCTTAAGGAACTTGATCTCACTGGTTGCTCTAAATTCAATAACTTCCCAGAAATCGTGGAGCCTATGGAACAACTGGAGTTTCTCAGTTTAGAAGGAACATCGATTAAAGAACTACACTCATCAATTGAGTTTCTCTATGTTCTGAAAAAACTTCGACTGAAAGGTTGTGAAAAGCTTATATGCCTTCCAACGAGCATTTGCAAGTTGAAATCTCTTGAGGGACTTGATCTCACTGGCTGCTCTGCATTTTACGAATTTCCTGAAATATTGGAGCTAATGCAAGATCTGGAGTTTCTTTGTTTAGAAGGGACATTGGTTAAAGAGCTTCCATCATCAATCAAATGTCTAATTGGGCTTGAAACACTAGATCTTCGTCTGTGCAAGAACTTTGAGTTTTTCCCAAACAGCATCTACAGTTTAACCAAACTCAGAActctcagcttcttttcctgtTGGAAACTTGAAACTTTGCTTCCTGCTACTGTCTTAGTCAGTTTGCTTTCTTTGGAAGTACTAGACCTCAGTTACAGCGGTATATCCGAAATCCCTTCTGGTCTCATTTGCTTAACCTCATTACGTGATTTAGATTTAAGTGGAACCAAAATTAAGAACATACCCGCAAGCATAAAACAAGCTTCTCAGCTGTCTCGCCTGTGCTTAATCATGTGCAATAGACTTGAATCGTTACCAGAGCTCCCGGTGATATGTTGTCTTGAAGCAGATGGCTGCACATCCCTGAAGACAGTGTTAAGTTCAAGGGCTGCACTCGTACAATGTTGGGACAAATATGAACTTTTTCCTGGGGTGCTTAAATTTTCTAATTGCCGAGCATTGGATCGGAATGCAAAGAGCAACATAATGGCTGATGCACAGCTCAGAATTTTGCGAGTGGCAACTGCATCGTCCATGTTTATAGAAGAGGATAAT GAAAAGTACCCTTATCGGCGGCCTTTGGTTACCATTGTATGCCCGGGAAGGCAAATTCCAGTTTGGTTCAGCTATCAAAATGGGGGATCTTCGGTAAACATAGAGCTTCCTCCAGATTGGTTTCGTGCAGGGTTCTTGGGTTTTGCTTTCTCTGTTGTTGTCGCATATGGCCAATATCCGCTTTTGAGGTTGGGAGTTAAATTCACTTTAAAAAATAATGACGGTGAAAGCCAGGAAATCAGTCGTCATTTCATTTTCCCGTGTGGATATGGAGAACGGCATGACTACATTTTCAATCCATATCACATGTATGTGTGGTATAACGCCTTCAAACTTGATAAGGAAGCAAAACTCTCCAATGACTTTTACAAACTCGTCACCGAGGCCTCTGTCCACTTCTCTTGCCCACGGAATTGTCCAGACCAACTCCTGTCCTATGTGAAAGTGGAAAAATGTGGGATCTGCCTGTTGTATGCCGACGATGCTGAGAAGTTAAAATGA